From Catharus ustulatus isolate bCatUst1 chromosome 6, bCatUst1.pri.v2, whole genome shotgun sequence, a single genomic window includes:
- the IRF7 gene encoding interferon regulatory factor 7 isoform X3, giving the protein MAAQDKEGEAQKLRFGPWLLNAINSGSYRGLRWLDSARTIFRVPWKHNARKDITSSDLEVFKAWAKVSGRYEEGSEDPAKWKTNFRCALSSTHLFKLEYDNSKRGDDPHKVFSVVSATLQDTKEGDSSILQQEGDSDILNPVVAQQVAQEQLQLELQPQDRASAITVPESTDATQLLILEELLQQCGISPRNFGSQATSWEPAGGFPAGDTPHQDTLLQPHQDILLQPHQDTLLQPHQDILLQPHQDTLLQPHQDQEALLQPHQEALLQPYADTSQNSCFPPTTFPQWVSTVEQPTYQPAGLVPPVETGAVPPPCHLTEGVVPVQYAAEATVFVPAASSVPQPQLPRANSEGILDVTIYYRGKEFHREVVGGSQCLLTYQLPEAPCPWHVVHFPSPASVADGKQRRITEDLLGNVGLQLEIRASKVFATRREKCKVFWALSQQLEGGEEPPPNLLCRNQETPIFDFNKFCMELCDFHNGQRRRSPDFTIYLCFGQAFSKDKPKESKLILVKLVPKACELYYEQALQAGASSLDSRTISLQLSNSLDLMELIEQYNMQLD; this is encoded by the exons ATGGCAGCGCAGGACAAGGAGGG GGAAGCCCAGAAGCTGCGGTTCGGACCGTGGCTGCTGAACGCCATCAACAGCGGGAGCTACCGGGGGCTGCGCTGGCTCGACTCTGCCCGCACCATCTTCCGCGTCCCGTGGAAGCACAACGCCAGGAAGGACATCACCAGCAGTGACCTGGAGGTCTTCAAG gccTGGGCAAAGGTCAGTGGGCGGTATGAGGAAGGCTCCGAGGACCCGGCCAAGTGGAAGACCAACTTCCgctgtgccctgagcagcacccaCCTGTTCAAGCTGGAATACGACAATTCCAAGCGTGGTGATGACCCCCACAAGGTCTTCTCTGTTGTCTCAG CCACCCTCCAGGACACTAAGGAGGGAGATtccagcatcctgcagcaggagggagattCTGACATCCTGAACCCTGTGGTGGCCCAGCAGGTGGCacaagagcagctgcag CTGGAGCTCCAGCCCCAAGACAGGGCCTCAGCAATCACTGTCCCAG AAAGCACCGACGCCACACAGCTCTTGAttctggaggagctgctgcagcagtgtggcATCTCTCCCCGCAACTTTGGCTCGCAGGCCACATCCTGGGAGCCCGCAG GTGGTTTCCCTGCAGGGGACACTCCTCACCAGgacaccctgctccagcctcaccaGGACATCCTACTCCAGCCTCACCAGGACACCCTACTCCAGCCTCACCAGGAtatcctgctccagcctcaccaGGACACCCTACTCCAGCCTCACCAGGACCAGGAGGCCTTGCTCCAGCCTCACCAGGaggccctgctccagccttATGCAGACACCAGCCAAAACAGCTGCTTCCCTCCCACAACATTTCCACAATGGGTGTCCACGGTTGAGCAGCCCACCTACCAACCAGCAGGCCTCGTGCCACCAGTGGAGACGG GGGCCGTGCCACCGCCGTGCCACCTGACGGAGGGCGTGGTCCCCGTGCAGTACGCGGCGGAGGCGACGGTGTTCGTGCCTGCcgccagctctgtgccacagccacagctgccacGGGCTAACTCAG AAGGCATCTTGGATGTCACCATCTACTACCGGGGGAAGGAGTTCCATCGGGAGGTGGTTGGGGGCAGCCAGTGCCTGCTGACGTACCAGCTCCCCGAGGCCCCGTGCCCCTGGCACGTGGTGcacttccccagccctgccagcgtGGCCGACGGCAAGCAGCGGCGCATCACCGAGGATCTGCTGGGCAACGTGGGACTGCAGCTGGAGATTCGCGCCTCCAAGGTCTTTGCCACCCGCCGGGAGAAGTGCAAGGTGTTCTGGGCCTTGTCCCAGCAGCTCGAAGGGGGCGAGGAGCCCCCACCCAACCTGCTCTGCCGGAACCAGGAAACACCCATCTTTGACTTCAACAAGTTTTGCATGG AGCTGTGCGACTTCCACAACGGCCAAAGGCGACGATCCCCTGATTTCACCATCTACCTCTGCTTTGGGCAGGCCTTCTCCAAGGACAAGCCTAAGGAGTCCAAGCTCATCCTGGTCAAG ctggtgcCCAAGGCCTGTGAGCTCTACTACGAGCAGGCgctgcaggcaggagcctcCTCCCTCGACAGCCGCACCAtcagcctgcagctctccaaCTCCTTAGACCTCATGGAGCTCATCGAGCAGTACAACATGCAGCTGGACTGA
- the IRF7 gene encoding interferon regulatory factor 7 isoform X1, with the protein MAAQDKEGEAQKLRFGPWLLNAINSGSYRGLRWLDSARTIFRVPWKHNARKDITSSDLEVFKAWAKVSGRYEEGSEDPAKWKTNFRCALSSTHLFKLEYDNSKRGDDPHKVFSVVSGTLLSATLQDTKEGDSSILQQEGDSDILNPVVAQQVAQEQLQLELQPQDRASAITVPESTDATQLLILEELLQQCGISPRNFGSQATSWEPAGGFPAGDTPHQDTLLQPHQDILLQPHQDTLLQPHQDILLQPHQDTLLQPHQDQEALLQPHQEALLQPYADTSQNSCFPPTTFPQWVSTVEQPTYQPAGLVPPVETGAVPPPCHLTEGVVPVQYAAEATVFVPAASSVPQPQLPRANSEGILDVTIYYRGKEFHREVVGGSQCLLTYQLPEAPCPWHVVHFPSPASVADGKQRRITEDLLGNVGLQLEIRASKVFATRREKCKVFWALSQQLEGGEEPPPNLLCRNQETPIFDFNKFCMELCDFHNGQRRRSPDFTIYLCFGQAFSKDKPKESKLILVKLVPKACELYYEQALQAGASSLDSRTISLQLSNSLDLMELIEQYNMQLD; encoded by the exons ATGGCAGCGCAGGACAAGGAGGG GGAAGCCCAGAAGCTGCGGTTCGGACCGTGGCTGCTGAACGCCATCAACAGCGGGAGCTACCGGGGGCTGCGCTGGCTCGACTCTGCCCGCACCATCTTCCGCGTCCCGTGGAAGCACAACGCCAGGAAGGACATCACCAGCAGTGACCTGGAGGTCTTCAAG gccTGGGCAAAGGTCAGTGGGCGGTATGAGGAAGGCTCCGAGGACCCGGCCAAGTGGAAGACCAACTTCCgctgtgccctgagcagcacccaCCTGTTCAAGCTGGAATACGACAATTCCAAGCGTGGTGATGACCCCCACAAGGTCTTCTCTGTTGTCTCAG GTACTCTCCTTTCAGCCACCCTCCAGGACACTAAGGAGGGAGATtccagcatcctgcagcaggagggagattCTGACATCCTGAACCCTGTGGTGGCCCAGCAGGTGGCacaagagcagctgcag CTGGAGCTCCAGCCCCAAGACAGGGCCTCAGCAATCACTGTCCCAG AAAGCACCGACGCCACACAGCTCTTGAttctggaggagctgctgcagcagtgtggcATCTCTCCCCGCAACTTTGGCTCGCAGGCCACATCCTGGGAGCCCGCAG GTGGTTTCCCTGCAGGGGACACTCCTCACCAGgacaccctgctccagcctcaccaGGACATCCTACTCCAGCCTCACCAGGACACCCTACTCCAGCCTCACCAGGAtatcctgctccagcctcaccaGGACACCCTACTCCAGCCTCACCAGGACCAGGAGGCCTTGCTCCAGCCTCACCAGGaggccctgctccagccttATGCAGACACCAGCCAAAACAGCTGCTTCCCTCCCACAACATTTCCACAATGGGTGTCCACGGTTGAGCAGCCCACCTACCAACCAGCAGGCCTCGTGCCACCAGTGGAGACGG GGGCCGTGCCACCGCCGTGCCACCTGACGGAGGGCGTGGTCCCCGTGCAGTACGCGGCGGAGGCGACGGTGTTCGTGCCTGCcgccagctctgtgccacagccacagctgccacGGGCTAACTCAG AAGGCATCTTGGATGTCACCATCTACTACCGGGGGAAGGAGTTCCATCGGGAGGTGGTTGGGGGCAGCCAGTGCCTGCTGACGTACCAGCTCCCCGAGGCCCCGTGCCCCTGGCACGTGGTGcacttccccagccctgccagcgtGGCCGACGGCAAGCAGCGGCGCATCACCGAGGATCTGCTGGGCAACGTGGGACTGCAGCTGGAGATTCGCGCCTCCAAGGTCTTTGCCACCCGCCGGGAGAAGTGCAAGGTGTTCTGGGCCTTGTCCCAGCAGCTCGAAGGGGGCGAGGAGCCCCCACCCAACCTGCTCTGCCGGAACCAGGAAACACCCATCTTTGACTTCAACAAGTTTTGCATGG AGCTGTGCGACTTCCACAACGGCCAAAGGCGACGATCCCCTGATTTCACCATCTACCTCTGCTTTGGGCAGGCCTTCTCCAAGGACAAGCCTAAGGAGTCCAAGCTCATCCTGGTCAAG ctggtgcCCAAGGCCTGTGAGCTCTACTACGAGCAGGCgctgcaggcaggagcctcCTCCCTCGACAGCCGCACCAtcagcctgcagctctccaaCTCCTTAGACCTCATGGAGCTCATCGAGCAGTACAACATGCAGCTGGACTGA
- the IRF7 gene encoding interferon regulatory factor 7 isoform X2 — protein MAAQDKEGEAQKLRFGPWLLNAINSGSYRGLRWLDSARTIFRVPWKHNARKDITSSDLEVFKAWAKVSGRYEEGSEDPAKWKTNFRCALSSTHLFKLEYDNSKRGDDPHKVFSVVSGTLLSATLQDTKEGDSSILQQEGDSDILNPVVAQQVAQEQLQLELQPQDRASAITVPESTDATQLLILEELLQQCGISPRNFGSQATSWEPAGGFPAGDTPHQDTLLQPHQDILLQPHQDTLLQPHQDILLQPHQDTLLQPHQDQEALLQPHQEALLQPYADTSQNSCFPPTTFPQWVSTVEQPTYQPAGLVPPVETGAVPPPCHLTEGVVPVQYAAEATVFVPAASSVPQPQLPRANSGILDVTIYYRGKEFHREVVGGSQCLLTYQLPEAPCPWHVVHFPSPASVADGKQRRITEDLLGNVGLQLEIRASKVFATRREKCKVFWALSQQLEGGEEPPPNLLCRNQETPIFDFNKFCMELCDFHNGQRRRSPDFTIYLCFGQAFSKDKPKESKLILVKLVPKACELYYEQALQAGASSLDSRTISLQLSNSLDLMELIEQYNMQLD, from the exons ATGGCAGCGCAGGACAAGGAGGG GGAAGCCCAGAAGCTGCGGTTCGGACCGTGGCTGCTGAACGCCATCAACAGCGGGAGCTACCGGGGGCTGCGCTGGCTCGACTCTGCCCGCACCATCTTCCGCGTCCCGTGGAAGCACAACGCCAGGAAGGACATCACCAGCAGTGACCTGGAGGTCTTCAAG gccTGGGCAAAGGTCAGTGGGCGGTATGAGGAAGGCTCCGAGGACCCGGCCAAGTGGAAGACCAACTTCCgctgtgccctgagcagcacccaCCTGTTCAAGCTGGAATACGACAATTCCAAGCGTGGTGATGACCCCCACAAGGTCTTCTCTGTTGTCTCAG GTACTCTCCTTTCAGCCACCCTCCAGGACACTAAGGAGGGAGATtccagcatcctgcagcaggagggagattCTGACATCCTGAACCCTGTGGTGGCCCAGCAGGTGGCacaagagcagctgcag CTGGAGCTCCAGCCCCAAGACAGGGCCTCAGCAATCACTGTCCCAG AAAGCACCGACGCCACACAGCTCTTGAttctggaggagctgctgcagcagtgtggcATCTCTCCCCGCAACTTTGGCTCGCAGGCCACATCCTGGGAGCCCGCAG GTGGTTTCCCTGCAGGGGACACTCCTCACCAGgacaccctgctccagcctcaccaGGACATCCTACTCCAGCCTCACCAGGACACCCTACTCCAGCCTCACCAGGAtatcctgctccagcctcaccaGGACACCCTACTCCAGCCTCACCAGGACCAGGAGGCCTTGCTCCAGCCTCACCAGGaggccctgctccagccttATGCAGACACCAGCCAAAACAGCTGCTTCCCTCCCACAACATTTCCACAATGGGTGTCCACGGTTGAGCAGCCCACCTACCAACCAGCAGGCCTCGTGCCACCAGTGGAGACGG GGGCCGTGCCACCGCCGTGCCACCTGACGGAGGGCGTGGTCCCCGTGCAGTACGCGGCGGAGGCGACGGTGTTCGTGCCTGCcgccagctctgtgccacagccacagctgccacGGGCTAACTCAG GCATCTTGGATGTCACCATCTACTACCGGGGGAAGGAGTTCCATCGGGAGGTGGTTGGGGGCAGCCAGTGCCTGCTGACGTACCAGCTCCCCGAGGCCCCGTGCCCCTGGCACGTGGTGcacttccccagccctgccagcgtGGCCGACGGCAAGCAGCGGCGCATCACCGAGGATCTGCTGGGCAACGTGGGACTGCAGCTGGAGATTCGCGCCTCCAAGGTCTTTGCCACCCGCCGGGAGAAGTGCAAGGTGTTCTGGGCCTTGTCCCAGCAGCTCGAAGGGGGCGAGGAGCCCCCACCCAACCTGCTCTGCCGGAACCAGGAAACACCCATCTTTGACTTCAACAAGTTTTGCATGG AGCTGTGCGACTTCCACAACGGCCAAAGGCGACGATCCCCTGATTTCACCATCTACCTCTGCTTTGGGCAGGCCTTCTCCAAGGACAAGCCTAAGGAGTCCAAGCTCATCCTGGTCAAG ctggtgcCCAAGGCCTGTGAGCTCTACTACGAGCAGGCgctgcaggcaggagcctcCTCCCTCGACAGCCGCACCAtcagcctgcagctctccaaCTCCTTAGACCTCATGGAGCTCATCGAGCAGTACAACATGCAGCTGGACTGA